Below is a genomic region from Persicimonas caeni.
GCTCGAGGGCGTGCGCGACGCCGAGAGCCACATCGAAATGGCTGGCTCACCGGAGCCACGGCACGTTAGCGCGTAGCCGACAAAACGCCGGTCTTCTGGCCGCTTAGCAGCGAGAGAACATCCTGCTCGATGCTATTGGGCGCCTTTTCGACGACGCTTCCCACAACCTGGCCGTCGCGGTCGACCACGAAGGTGGGGATGGCGGGCAAGTCGAGCGGCACCTGCGAGACCTCGTCAGCTTGAAAATACTTGTCGACCCCGACGAGCTCGTAGGTGAAAGGGACCTCGCCGGCGGTGTCGAGCGCCTTGAAAAAGCGGGGCAACTCGCGCCGGCAGTCCTCGCACCAGGCGCCGAAATAGATCGTCACCCGAGCGCCGGGCACGACCTCGGCCAGCGCCTTGGCGGCCTTCTCGTCGACGGTGGCGTTGGCGATCGCCTCTTTCCAATCCTCACGCTGGCTCACGATCATCTCGCGGCTGACCAGACCGACCAGATCGCCGTCTCCCATCACCGTCGAGACTTCGTCGGCCGGCTTGGGCTCGGGGGCTTGTTCGGTCGGTTCTTCTGGTTTGGCCGGCTCATCTTGTTTGCTCTCCTCGGCCGGTTTGCTCTCTTCGGCCGGTTTGCTCTCTTCGGCCGGCTCGGTCTGCTCGGATTTGCAGCCGACGCTCGCGCCGAGCGTAGCGACGAGAAGGGCGAGGAGGAGTTTCGAAAAGAGGGCGTCGAACTTCATGGGAACCACGTCGGTGGGGATTGCGTTCAACCAACGCGTTCAAATTACTGGTTCGGCAGAATCGCGCAAGCCCTCGGTTCGGTGCGTGGGCATCTTGCCCTCGCAAATCCATCGGTGCGTGGGCATCTTGCCCTCGCTAATCCATCGGTGCGTGGGCATCTTGCCCTCGCAAATCCATCGGTGCGTGGGCATCTTGCCCTCGCAAATCCATCGGTGCGTGGGCATCTTGCCCTCGCTTGGCTTAGCAGGGAAGCACTCGCTCCGAAGGACGTTTCGTGGAATGATGCCGCGGTGACGTAACCTGCACTCTGTCAACCGAAGCACCCAACCAAGCCTATGTTCCGACTGTCCACGATCATCTTGGCCGCGGCGCTTCTGCTCGCCGCGTGCGACCGCCCTGCAAAGACCGACGCGCCCGCGCCAACCGAGGCTCCCCAAGCTGCAAAAGAGAAGCCCGTCGACGAGCAGCCCACGCTTCGCTTCGACTCGCCCGGCGAACCCATCGCCACGCGCCACCCCGAAGCGTCGCGCGTGGTCGCCATCGGCGACGTCCACGGCGACCTCGAGGCCTTCGAGCGTGCGTTGCGGCTGAGCGGCCTCATCGACGACGAGGGCAACTGGACCGGCGGCGAGACTGTGTTCGTGCAGACGGGCGACCTGCTCGACCGCGGCGACGACGAGCCCGAGATCATCGCGCTGATGGAGCGGCTCGAAAAGCAGGCCAAAGCGGCCGGCGGCAAGGTCGTCGCCCTCAACGGCAACCACGAGACGATGAACGTGCGCGGCGACCTTCGCTACGTGACCCCCGAGGGTTTTACCGATTTTCACGGCGTCGAGGGCGTCCAAACCGACCGCCCCGGCTTCGAGCGCGTGCCCGAAGACAAGCGCGAACGGCTCGCCGCGTTCTTGCCCGGCGGGCCGGTCGCCAAGCTCTTGTCTCACCACAATATGGTCGCCGTGGTGGGCGACTCGGTCTTCGTCCACGGCGGCTTACTCCCCGAGCATGCCGACTACGGCATCGAGCGCATCAACGACGAGACTCGCCGGTGGATGCTCGGCGAGGCTGACGCGCCGGCGTTCATGCAGAGCCGCGATCCGATGCCGCCCAACTGGGTGCGCCTGTACTCGCGACAGACGAACGAAGCCGCCTGCGAAACGCTCGACGCCGCCCTCGAGAAGCTCGGCGCCGAGCGCATGGTCGTCGGGCACACGCCCCAGATGAGCGGGATTACGTCGGCCTGCGACGGTAAGGTGTGGCGTATCGACGTGGGCATGTCGGCCCACTACGGCGGCACGCCGCAGGCCCTGGAGATTAGCGGCGACGAAGTGCGCGTGCTGCGTGAAAACGAGTAACGGCGCTTTTTCGAAGCGAGGGCAAGATGCCCTCGCTTCGATAAGGCGTCCTCAGCTCGTCGGCTTCGTTCCCACGATCACCGCCTCCACGCCGTCGGCGAACAGGTACGTCTCCGCCTCCATGCCCACCTCTTCGAAGGCCGCCTCGATCTCTTCGGGGCGCAGCAGGTGATTGCCCTGCACGTGCTCCGACAGGTTCTGCAGCGCCAGCCCGCGTCGGCGCTCGTCGCGCAGCGCGTCGCGCTCGGCCGGCCAATTCGGCTCCCAGATGATCGCCGAGCCGCCCGGGGCGAGCGTCTTCGACAGAATCTCGAAGACCTTGTCGCGGTCGCTCCACACGTGGTGCATCGCCCGGTTCATCGCGATCGCGTCGACCGGCTCGTCGGGCGCGAAGTCGTAGATGTCGCCCGTCTCGAAGCTCAAGCGATCGCCCAGACCCTCGGCTTCGGCCAGCCGCGCCGCCTGCTCGACGTTCTCGGCGAACCCGTCGACGCCGATGCCCCGAATCCCGTCGCAGCGGCTCGCCAACGCGCGCAGATACCAGCCGTTGCCGCAACCGAGGTCGGCGACCGTGCCGCCACGCTCGTTGAGGCGGGCGAAGACGGGGACGTTCGGCACGAGTTGCTCGCGGAAAAACGGCCCGAAGCGCTTCTCGAGCATCGGCCCGAACCACGGAAGCACCGTCTCGCGCTCGCCGAGCACTTTTTCGCCCGGACGCTCGCCGCTCTCCATCAACCCGGCGGCGCGCTCGGTCATGTGCGCGCCCAGG
It encodes:
- a CDS encoding shewanella-like protein phosphatase, with the translated sequence MFRLSTIILAAALLLAACDRPAKTDAPAPTEAPQAAKEKPVDEQPTLRFDSPGEPIATRHPEASRVVAIGDVHGDLEAFERALRLSGLIDDEGNWTGGETVFVQTGDLLDRGDDEPEIIALMERLEKQAKAAGGKVVALNGNHETMNVRGDLRYVTPEGFTDFHGVEGVQTDRPGFERVPEDKRERLAAFLPGGPVAKLLSHHNMVAVVGDSVFVHGGLLPEHADYGIERINDETRRWMLGEADAPAFMQSRDPMPPNWVRLYSRQTNEAACETLDAALEKLGAERMVVGHTPQMSGITSACDGKVWRIDVGMSAHYGGTPQALEISGDEVRVLRENE
- a CDS encoding class I SAM-dependent methyltransferase gives rise to the protein MTDLAERKQQLANAAKQAGVFQAAYVGIVNGLFGALDALETATPAQLADKAGVDAGYVTRWCDAAYAFELLDEEGGEFRLTPLGAAFDPDAPDTLMPMAVGSILGAHMTERAAGLMESGERPGEKVLGERETVLPWFGPMLEKRFGPFFREQLVPNVPVFARLNERGGTVADLGCGNGWYLRALASRCDGIRGIGVDGFAENVEQAARLAEAEGLGDRLSFETGDIYDFAPDEPVDAIAMNRAMHHVWSDRDKVFEILSKTLAPGGSAIIWEPNWPAERDALRDERRRGLALQNLSEHVQGNHLLRPEEIEAAFEEVGMEAETYLFADGVEAVIVGTKPTS
- a CDS encoding TlpA family protein disulfide reductase is translated as MKFDALFSKLLLALLVATLGASVGCKSEQTEPAEESKPAEESKPAEESKQDEPAKPEEPTEQAPEPKPADEVSTVMGDGDLVGLVSREMIVSQREDWKEAIANATVDEKAAKALAEVVPGARVTIYFGAWCEDCRRELPRFFKALDTAGEVPFTYELVGVDKYFQADEVSQVPLDLPAIPTFVVDRDGQVVGSVVEKAPNSIEQDVLSLLSGQKTGVLSATR